From the genome of Camelus dromedarius isolate mCamDro1 chromosome 20, mCamDro1.pat, whole genome shotgun sequence:
ggttcccttttccccataccctctccagcatttatcatttgtggacttctgaatgatggccattctgactggtgtgaggtgatacctcattgtagttttgatttacatttctctgataattagtgatattgagcatttttttcatgtatctattgtccatttgcatgtcttcattggagaaatgcttgtttatgtcttctgcccatttttcattgGGTCAGAGAATTcactttaaataatattttctttctatctctcttcGTACTGCTCAAAGAGTGGAGATGAGGGAAGTCAGGAGTAAGAAGCTAACATCATCAAGCACCCTGAGCAAGTCACATCACCTCATCTGCAGTATGGGCTTAATGaagagttgccagatttagccAATGAAAATACAGgacacacacataaatttgaatttcagataacgAGAAGATACTTTAGCATAAGAATGTCTTGTGccatatttgggacatacttttATTGAAAACCCTAGCTTAATGAAACCTGCCTCCCAGGATTCTCATGAGGATGAAACAACACAGAGAAGGTCAAGGGCTCATCGGTACCCTTGGCTGAACCAGCAGCACGAGGTCTGTTCAAAGACTGCTTTTCGTCCTTTATAGAACAGTTGGCAACAGACCCTGCTCTGGACCCTCGCGTGGAATAGACAAATGGCCAGCCTGGATTATTGACTCATGGTTTAATAAGCACATTCACCTGGAGAAAACACCTCTTCCTTCAGTAAGTGAGGCTTTCTGCTCTCTCCTTGCCCCTAAGGAAAGCAGGGGGAAAGGGTAGAAACGAGTGGCCAAATGAGTGAAGTCCAGAAAAGTTCCTCATGAGAAACGATAATGGAAGAGATAACAGGATAGTAGTTTTGCAAATAGAAATAACTTGGCTGAGTACGAGGAGAAAATGAGATGGGGAGATTGTGGGAAAAGCAGGAGGGGAGCAGAGCCTGGGGAGCCCACGTGGAGAACATCTGTGGGAAAATGTCAAGGGGGAAAGGTCTGTTCCACCCAAATCAGAACATGTGGGCACCTTGTAGGAGGCTCGGGGAGGAAGGGGGTGTTTGCCAAAGGTTCTCAGACAACCTTAGGCACAGCTGTGAAGCAAAGAAGTCTGTCTTCAACACCCTTTCCTCGGCCTTTGCGGCCACCTCTCTGCTCAGTGATCACCTCGTATCTCAGAGACATTGTTCTAGAAAAAGCACCACCTTCATCCCCCACCACCCTCCCAGGTGTGGCACTGGTCTGCTTGCCTGACCACGGTGCTCCTCCTCAGACCCCAACCCTTACTGACAAACTAAACACAGGACTGGAACATTCTTTCTAGGGATAATTCACATTTCAGTAACAGCTcctgggaaccctcctacactgctggtgggaatgtaaactggtacagccattacagagaacagtatggaggttcctttaaaaactagaaatagagttatcgtatgattcagcaatcctatTTCTCAGCATAtaactggaaaagatgaaaactctaattcaaaaagattcatgcacctcaatcttcacagcagcactatttaaaagatatggaagtaacctaaatgtccattgacagataaataaatacacacacacacacacacacacacacacacaatgtctcctttatccattcatctgtctatacacatatatacatctatctatacacaatggaatcctactcagccataaaaaagaatgaaataatgccatttgcagcaacatgaatggacctagagattagcataataagtgaagtaagtcagagaaagacaaatatcatatgatatcacttatatgtgtaatctttaaaaatgatacaaatgaacttatacacaaaacagaaacagattcacagacatagaaaacaaacttacagttaccaaaggggaaaagaggggaggggtaaataaggagtttggatatacacattactatatataaaatagataaacaacaaggacctactgtatggcacagagaactatattcaacatctcataataacctatagtggaaaagaatgaaaaagaatatatatgtatgtatatatgtatatacgtgtatatgtatacatatacacatacatacaactgAATCACACTGCTTTACATCTGAAACATTGCAATTCAACtatatttggtttaaaaaaaatactttctggaacattcttttctcttctcccctgcACTTTCCTCCTCATTTTTGTCTGATTCATCATTGCTCTAATTGGGGGAGGGAGAGCTTTTCATGGAGAAGAGAGGGCTAGTGTATGGCTGGGAGAAAATGAGATCAATGTGTGTTTCTCCAAACACACTCCAATAGCAGGGGAGATGGTAGGTGTGCAGCAGATGTTGAATAATTCTGTGTTGGAATGAGTTAATCAACCAGTGCACCCTGGTGGCTCTCTTAATTTCAGAAAAGATCATCCTCTTTATTGTTCTTACACAATCATTTCTGGAGGAACAGCCACTACCAACTGGGAACCTCAGGCATGTCGTCAGtgaccctccccctcctccgcTGTATATGTTCTACCTCGGGAGGCACAGAGAAAGTTTCTCTTCTGGCACTTGCGTCGACGAAAATACTGGAGATGACAGTAGGAATAATGCATACATCTCCCAGGGGAATGGCAGGTTTCTGATCGCTATTATTACTACCAATATTGTGTAACACCTTTGGGCAACTGACAATGCACTAGGTGttatgaaaagtttaaataaCAGACTCCCCGACCTCCAGCTCATGTCTGAAACTCCACTGCCTGTGCTGGCCTGCCCGCTGGAATGGAAAACACAGAAGGATACTTCCTGCTTCCTTACCCACAGCCCCGGAGACTTGGGCAAGCTTTCCCAGCAATGGGGGTTACCAAATCAACCGTGTTTGTCTTCACTCActctttttttcctaccttttgaTTATTCAGGTGTAGGAGAAAGTAAAGAGATGACAAGGGAAGCCTTTATTCAAAGGGCTCCTGAATCCCTGGTCGTTTCTGAGGACTAAACCCCAAGAACAATGTGTGAAGCTAATACAGAGTAATGTCTGTCTGATGATAGCATCTGTTTCCCACCAAAAATGATTCACAAGGAATGGCAAATACCCACCACAACCTCAGAAAGCTAGGACCGATTTTACCCTGATACCAGAATCAACCCAATATCAGAAGCAGGTACAGTTGGCTTGTGAGACATAGTGAGTGACCTATTTATGCTTTACCTCATGAAAGAGAGGAGATCCAATTCTTTGAAAGTTGGTAAAGAGAGAATTCATTTCTTCTACACTCCTACTCCTTGACTCAGAGACTCAGAGAATAGACCAATCTTAAAACTGACCAGCTATCTTCTACTACACAAGTAATATCTTTTGAGGCAGCCAGAGTATAGTTTtatacacacacccacatgcaCCCCACGAAACCATCCTGTATCCTTTTAGAGACTGCCACTCTCAAGCAACCAGCAGGACAAGATGTGGAAGATGGTGGGGAGAGTCCCTGCCTGGGACCCTTTGCATCCTGAAagtggagtggagttggcataaataaagttttgaaagctgtggggaaaagaggaaaagcctGTTGGGGGCATCTGTTGGACAGTTGGGggttataatttttgatgcaCTGAAGAGAGAATAAAATCACACCTCAATCCAGCAGGGCCAAACTTCATGGATGTCACTAGACCCTGGGAATAGAGCTAGGAAGTGGGGAGAATAATCAGCCATCCCTCCAACTGTAGATGTAAGAAGTATATTAAATTGGCACCTAAGTGGACAGTTAGCTATTCCAAGGGCAAGCTGTATAGTCTGTTAGTTGCCCATCTCTTGGTGATGAATGGATGATAGTTGGAGagaagaatgaatggatgatggatggattgatgaatggatgggtggatagaggATGAATGGATGAtggttggatgaatggatggatgaataaatggatggatgatggatagatggatggatgatggatagatggatggatgatggatagattgatgaatgatggatggatgctggttagatgaatggatggatagatgggtggatggatggatggatggataaatggacaGACGAGTGGAATGACCCTTAGATAATTAGATCTTTACCTTGCTCAATTCACATTTTCCCTAGGGATCTTAATTAATTCTACTTCTAAGGGAGTAAAGTTCAACTCAACAGACCTCCCTCTGCAGGCCATCCACCGTCTATAACCACAGCAGCAAACCCCCTAACAATGCCTTTGTGGCCCAGAGGAAGTGATGTTCTTGACTAAACTCCTACCCCCTCATCAGGGGGTGCCTACCCTGGGGAACAGAGAGGCCAAGGCAGTGTATTATTCTTTGTGACTCACAGTGCTAAAACAGAAGAATGAGAATGTATCCTTGatcatattatttctttcttcccaattTGATTTAGAGCGCAGAAAGCTGATTTGTGGCTTAAATGACGTATGAGGTCAGACTTTGGTTTGTAGGGAGAAGGGGGGCCAGACAGCCGGGTTCTATACCAACAATCCTCCAGCAGTGCTGATGTCATTTCTGTCGGCCTTTTCTCCCCTTGCCCTCcccagggaaaagaaaatatggaGATATTTTCTGGCAGTGGGGCAGGGTAGAGGAAGAGCTGGGAACACAGTCGTTTGCACTACTGGCCTAGTCAAAGTAGCTTAGGCTTGTAATTTTCAGAAGACGGTCATCATGGCAACCCCAGAATCAAGGAGCAGGACGCCTTTCGGCCATTGTCTGGAGCACAAAGTCCTTGTTCAGCTTTCCACAAGCTGGTTAAAAAACACACCCAGCCAGATAGATGCAGACACCGATAGACAGGTATACAGAAAGGTTTTAAAATCACATAGTCAGTGGTAAATTCCTTCCTACAGATTTTAATGATCCAGTTCACCTAGACCTTATTTGTCTGCCCTCATTTTTCCCTTCCACCTGCAGTCTGTGGGGAACCGGAGATGCTCTGATGTCAGCAGAGGACAATCTGCCAGTGATCAAGGAGCTGTGCACGTACATCCCTTCTTGAAACACAGGTCCTGGGAACCGCCACAGCCACGGGTCACTAGTTAGTGTGAAAGTAACGCCTTGTCCCGGAGAGTGTTAGGAGGACCCGATGCATGCAGTGGAGCACGCTGTGTGGCTTCCTTAACTGTAACGTCAGACCTGCGGCTGATCTGAGCCAGCAGCACTGCCCTTCCACGGGaatccaggcccagctcacccagacaggaaagaaactgaggcctcctgAGTCCAAGTGTCCTATAATATCAATGCGAAACTCTCTGAGGAAGCTGAAGGCTTTCTGAATTTACAAGGGAGCAGCAGCTGGCTGCTTGACTGGCACTGAGGCCAGAGCCTCTGGCTTCAGGCCAAGATTAGCAGACGCTCTGAGGAGGCCCCTTAGCAATCCCCTCTCTGGTCTTTTCAGGGCACAAATCACAGAGTGAGCTGGAAGAGATGGGCTTAGAGGTCACCTGCCCACACCTTTGTGGCCAGGAGAGaaagtacagagaggttaagtgactggtCTGAAGACACACAGCCTTGTCATGACAGAGCCTGGACTGGAATCCAAGACTCCTGAAAGCTGAACAGATAATGAGGAACAGAGCAATTGCTAGAGGCAAAGGAAACAGCCAGAGTGAGCAGGAGAGCAAATTAGATGCTGAAAACTGGACCCCAGGACCTAACGGAACCTCATGAGATTATTTTCAGAGTAATAGTACAATACCGACCATAATTTTCTGTGCACCTACACTGTGCCAGCACTTTACAAGATGTTCCCCATACATTATTTCTCTGTGACAAGGTTATCCCCATctaacagatggagaaactgagtctgaaagagtggttaccaaaggggagagggaaagaggaggagcagATTAGGGGTatgagatacaaactgctatgtattaaatagataagcaacaaggatctattgcacagcacagggaattacagccattatctGGTAATacctttaaatggagtataatctgtaaaaatactgaatcactatgcagtacacctgaaactaatataatattataaagcaattatacttcaataaaaaaaaaagttacttgccCAATGTTCTCCGAAGTCTTCATTCCCTCAAAGCCTGATTTTTGACTCCTTATGACACTGACATTCATCAAAAGGTAGGGCAAGGAACTGGATGTTCTCATTTATCTTAGGTTCCCATAGGTTCAGACCCTAAACTAAGACATCTCCCAGAGAAGGTCAGAACATAAAATTAAGACAAAGAGCATAAAATTTGGGGAGACAAAGACTCATGAATTGAAAATAGCCGATTGGGGTTACTTGAGGGTGGAAGATGAGCTTTCTGGATTGGGCTTAgtgttatatgtgtgtgtttgctctGAGGTAAACATCCAGACTCTATTTGTGTCTTTTCCTGATGTTTAACGCAGAACCAGAATTCTCCTAGTAGGCCAGGCCAATGGAATGGGGCCtgttttttctaaattttagaatCCAAAGGATTTATCAAAGTTGGTAAGACATTGACAGTACACCCCAGGACTCATCTAAAAACTTGACAGGGCTGGATTCCAGAAGGTCTAACTAGTTAGGGAACGGAGGGGAAGTTCCAAGATTCCTGCCCATGAGTGGCACCATGTTAGTTTACTCTCAGCAATCCCTACCTACTGCCCTCACAACAAACCGTTGGCTGGCTCACGGGTTGGAAGAGAAATAATACAGGCATTTCAAAGCAATAAGGAAGTTATTTTTCCCTTGTGCTAACTCTGAGGCCAAGGACTAAAGCACTGGCTTTGGAGTTGGGAAGACCTCAGTTCATGTCTCAGCCTTGAACTTAACCCTTGCTCTGTGGTATAAAGCAgctattttactttttcacttcATCATGTTATTGGATGTGATTAAAATGAGGGACATCTGGGCCACTCCAGAGCACCAATTGCCTTGCTGTGTAATGGACAGGCACCAAGCGGTACACGGCAGCCCTGCTAAACCCATACAgcaggctgggggcaggaagTCCACCCACCAgcgctccctctctctccctagTCTCCATCGGTTATACTCAATTCAGGAACTATATATAATTCacccactgtgtgtcaggcactgtgctaggtgctggggatagagAGACAATTAAGACAAGGTTCTTGCTATCCAGACACTTCCATTCTAACAAGAGGGACACAGACAGGTAAACATAATTGAGAGGGGGAGTGGATAGCTCAGCATTAAAGTGCCTGCTTAGCAAGCATGACATCCTCGGTTctatccccagcatctccattaagaaataaataaataaacctaactacctccccccaaaataaataaaaaatataataattgaaaTGAGGATATGAGGCGTGTATGATTAGAAGTATGCCGAAGGAATGGAAACAGTACAGAAAAGTACTGAGAGGGTCAAGGAAGACTTTCAGAGATGCTGATACACAAATgaggttttgaaggatgaataggagttcaggagtgaaaatgaaaagaacagcaaaagaaagagcacatgcaaaggcctGGAAGTGCAAACAGGAACCTCAGGCCCTTTAAGGAATTTGGTTACTCCCTCGTTCTATCCTCAGCAGAGCTCAGAAGCACAGGAACAGTCAGTCACCAGCTCTGACAGCAGTACAAACAGctcctctctccagctccttGCCTGTACCTACAAGGGTCTCTGATCTCCTTGGCTCAGATCTTCTGCTCCTAATTCTGGCCTCCAGGCCTCTGGCCCCAATGACATGTGATGAATATGCTTTCCTGACCTTATCTTCTGGACTCTGGAGAGTGATCCACTCTATGACTTGCAAGTATGAAAGAGAGACACTCCCCCTCCCACCATACTCTGTGGTACCCTAAAGGCCAGCCCAGCCAAACCTCCCAAACAGGGCCCAGATACATACAAAGATCTGCAAGTTGTCTGATGGAGCTAGAGTAAAAATCATAAGTGGGACAGGGAAGTGGCAGGAGACCATTCTGTTTCCTGCTAAAGAGTCTGGACTTTCTCCTGCAGACAGGGGGAGCCATTGAAGGGCATGATGCCAGGGACTGGCAGGTTCTGGTTTGCTTTCTCCAGGATTATTCTGGTGCTGATAAGGTGGATGTACTAGAGGGAGAGAGACTAGGAGCATGGGAGGCTGTTGCAATAGTCCAAGCAAGATTGGAGAAGGTGAGAAAGCCAGGCTTCCCTGCCATTCACtgctggaggcagaggcaggacagACCTGGGGTCCCTTGTGTTCATCCTGGTGGTTCTATAGCCTCCCATCATGGTTCTGATTCTTACATTTGGCAGCTGCTTCCCACTCCATCACCATCgtcctcctccacctcttcctcctctctttctctctttctcctcctctctctctctcgcttttTTTCCTGGAGCAATATACCTTGCCTCCTGCCTCTAGATCAAGCCTCCCTGACaggagaaaatgcaaaaataaaacagaaaagcaagccTGAACTATAAAACGCTAACTGAAGAACAGTCAGCAGGGCTCTGCCCTTGCCACCTTAAAACAGAAGCTCCTGTGATAAGGAGGATCAATAAAGTTTTGGTCTCTCCCAAGTCTGAAAACTCTGGGAtgctccaaaaatattaaaaacaactttCATCACAGGTACCATCACCTTACAGCCCTCTCCATCAATCCTGCCAGCAGACTGTAGGAAACAAAGACCCACTGAACAGCCACCCTTGGGCCCACGTTCTGGCTTCCTGTGACCATTTGCCACCTTCAGCTTGCCCAGAACTATCTTCAGTGACTCTTCCCAGGTCACGGCAACCTGTTTACAGACATCTAGAATTCCCAGGCACTTTTAGGACAAGGGACTCGGGTTGTGTCCAAGTGGGCAGCAAAGTCTTCTCTAAGAGAAGCTGTTCCTCCAGATCTATTTCTGCCGATGTAAACACTTGCCAAGGAAACAAGGCATGTGGGCATGCGTCGGGTCTGCAGGCCCTCGGGTTGCTGCAAAAGGCAACTGGAAAGTCACATGTCATAACAGTGGAAAGTACATATGCAACTATTCTTAGCTCTGGAATGTATACACTGTCTCCCTCCCCAGCGGTCCTTTCACAAAGCTCTAGAAAACTGTGAAAGTGCCTTCAGCATAAACAAATCCAGAATTCTCCCAGAACAAATTATTTGCCAGCTGAAGGAAAGGCCTGGGTTTATGGTTTCACTTGGAGACAGAGGTGGAAACTCTCAGGAGGGACCGACCGGAGCAGCCATCGGTGGATGTCACGGCAGCAAAACAAGGTAAATGTCTCTAATGTTTAATTCTTCTGCAGGGAGCCTGCCAGAGGTCATCCAAAAACCCTGTCCAGGTATTGTGTGGTCTCTGCCTTCTATTTATCCCTTTTGTAAAACAAACCCGAAAGACTCCATGAAGTcatgtttgaaaacaaaaacactgcaaAGGTCCATTTTTGTCCCTCATTTCTGTCTAGTCACCAGAAGGCCATGCCCCCAGAACGACATCCTTGGGGAATGATGAACACCCAGAAAGATGTTTAGATGAGTTTACTTTAGTAAACAGATATGCTGAGAATCTGGAGAAAAGTTCACAGACTTTTGCGGGTCAAATGCACAGACTGTCATCTTGCTTCAGGCTAACCTCTCAGCCTGCGACCATTTGCCAACTTCAAATTGCCCAATTTATCCAGCCACCTTCTTTTgctggtttttcttttgttttgttttgtttttcttaggttGTCTGCAGATGCTGTTTGCCTGGTACCTTTGAGAGCAATCGTAACCACACAGAGAGGTGTCAGCTGTGAGGTCTAAGGTGTAGGTGGCCTCCCCTTCCAACCTTCACTAAAGTGATATTCTTGGCAATACCCATGAGCATCTCAGTGAATGGACATAGATGCTCTAAATCTTGGAGTCACCACAGTTCAACCCTCCAGCACGTGCTCCCTCTTGTGAATTCTCCCCATCTTTGTAGGATGGACGAGGAGTCGCCAGATGCACTGCTCTTCAAAGACCGTGACTTCTCCTCCGACTTGTTGAGGCAGCTCAACAGCTTAAGGCAAAACAGGATCCTGACCGACGTGAGCATCTGCACCGGGGCCTGGGAGGTCCCCTGTCACCGCAACGTGCTGGCCTCCAGCAGCCCCTACTTCAGGGCCATGTTCTGCAGCAACTTCCGAGAGAGCAGGGAGGCCAAAGTCCAGCTGAAAGGCATTGACTCCCCGACTCTGGAGCGGATCGTCCTGTATGTGTACACGGGCGAGGTGCATATCACAGCTGACACGGTCCTGCCCTTGATGGAGGCCGCCTCCCTGCTGCAGTACCCCAAGCTGTTCGAGGCCTGCTCCTCTTACCTCCAGAGCCAGCTGACCCCCAGCAACTGCCTGGGCTTGATCAGACTGTCTGAAATCTTAAGCTGTGAGAGCCTCAGGAAGAGAGCCAGGGAGGTGGCCCTGGTGTATTTCCCAGAAGTGGTGGCATCGGCTGACCTGAAGGAGCTCTGTGCCTTGGAATTGCGAGATTACCTGGGAGACGATGGGCtctgtggggaggaggagaaggtgtTCGAAGCCCTCATGGTTTGGGTCAAGCATGACCTCCAGACCCGGACACGATACATGCAGGAACTGTTCAAGCAGGTCAGGCTTCAGTACGTCCACCCAGCCTTCTTCCATCACTTCATTGCCAACGATGCCCTCCTCCAGTCCTCGCCCCACTGCCAGACCATCCTGGAGACAGCCAAGAAGCAGATGTTTTCTTTGTACAGCACCACCTGCGCCCCCGACCTCCACCCTCTGTGGCACGTCCCCCCAAGAAGCTCTTACCAAGATTTCCTCATCCTCTTGGGTGGAAGGAAGGACAACCAGCAGACCACTAGGGATGTTCTGCTCTACAATGGACAGACCAGCCAGTGGCAGAGCCTGGCCAAACTCCCGGCCCGGCTGTACAAGGCCTCGGCCGTCACCTTGCACCGCAGCATCTACGTGCTGGGAGGCATGGCTGTGGGCGCAGGGAAGAGCGTGCCCAGTCACAACGTCTACATCTTCTCCCTGAAACTCAATCAGTGGAGGCTGGGGCAGCCCATGCTGGTGGCCCGCTACTCCCACCGAAGCACTGCCCACAAGAACTTCATCTTCTCCATTGGGGGCATTGGAGAAGGGCACGAGGTCATGGACTCCATGGAGAGATATGACAGCATCAGCAATGTCTGGGAGAGCATGGCCAGCATGCCAGTGGGGGTCCTCCACCCTGCAGTCGCAGTGAAAGACCAAAGACTCTACCTTTTTGGGGGAGAGGACATCATGCAGAACCCTGTGCGCCTTATCCAGGTAAATGATCCTCCCCACCaagcctacacacacacacatatacacacacacaaacacacacacacgcacacacacacaaacacacacacacgcatacctacatacatacacgtgCACACGCATACACGTGACACATACATGCAAATACACGCAAATGTGCATGCGCATACATGTGatacatacatacgtacgtacacacatacatatgataCACACTTGTAATTTGCAGggggaggaaaaagaagggagggagagaaggaaagaaggtagTTTAATATCAGCCAGATTTAATTCATTTATGAATTCTTTTTGTGTAAGATTAATACATACAAAGGTATATCAGAGACATCTAAAAGTTCTAGCTAGAACACACCAAATGCTGGATAGTCAGGTCCTGTAGGAATAT
Proteins encoded in this window:
- the KLHL38 gene encoding kelch-like protein 38 isoform X1, which codes for MSISVNGHRCSKSWSHHSSTLQHVLPLVNSPHLCRMDEESPDALLFKDRDFSSDLLRQLNSLRQNRILTDVSICTGAWEVPCHRNVLASSSPYFRAMFCSNFRESREAKVQLKGIDSPTLERIVLYVYTGEVHITADTVLPLMEAASLLQYPKLFEACSSYLQSQLTPSNCLGLIRLSEILSCESLRKRAREVALVYFPEVVASADLKELCALELRDYLGDDGLCGEEEKVFEALMVWVKHDLQTRTRYMQELFKQVRLQYVHPAFFHHFIANDALLQSSPHCQTILETAKKQMFSLYSTTCAPDLHPLWHVPPRSSYQDFLILLGGRKDNQQTTRDVLLYNGQTSQWQSLAKLPARLYKASAVTLHRSIYVLGGMAVGAGKSVPSHNVYIFSLKLNQWRLGQPMLVARYSHRSTAHKNFIFSIGGIGEGHEVMDSMERYDSISNVWESMASMPVGVLHPAVAVKDQRLYLFGGEDIMQNPVRLIQVYHISRNTWFKMETRMIKNVCAPAVVLGERIVIVGGYTRRILAYDPQSNKFAKCADMKDRRMHHGATVMGNKLYVTGGRRLTTDCNIEDSASFDCYDPETDTWSSQGQLPHKLFDHACLTLQCIPHTSTFPWGP
- the KLHL38 gene encoding kelch-like protein 38 isoform X2, translated to MVSLGDRGGNSQEGPTGAAIGGCHGSKTRMDEESPDALLFKDRDFSSDLLRQLNSLRQNRILTDVSICTGAWEVPCHRNVLASSSPYFRAMFCSNFRESREAKVQLKGIDSPTLERIVLYVYTGEVHITADTVLPLMEAASLLQYPKLFEACSSYLQSQLTPSNCLGLIRLSEILSCESLRKRAREVALVYFPEVVASADLKELCALELRDYLGDDGLCGEEEKVFEALMVWVKHDLQTRTRYMQELFKQVRLQYVHPAFFHHFIANDALLQSSPHCQTILETAKKQMFSLYSTTCAPDLHPLWHVPPRSSYQDFLILLGGRKDNQQTTRDVLLYNGQTSQWQSLAKLPARLYKASAVTLHRSIYVLGGMAVGAGKSVPSHNVYIFSLKLNQWRLGQPMLVARYSHRSTAHKNFIFSIGGIGEGHEVMDSMERYDSISNVWESMASMPVGVLHPAVAVKDQRLYLFGGEDIMQNPVRLIQVYHISRNTWFKMETRMIKNVCAPAVVLGERIVIVGGYTRRILAYDPQSNKFAKCADMKDRRMHHGATVMGNKLYVTGGRRLTTDCNIEDSASFDCYDPETDTWSSQGQLPHKLFDHACLTLQCIPHTSTFPWGP